Proteins encoded together in one Panthera uncia isolate 11264 chromosome A2, Puncia_PCG_1.0, whole genome shotgun sequence window:
- the LOC125930239 gene encoding olfactory receptor 9A4-like, whose amino-acid sequence MMNNLSSATEFCLLGFPGSQELHHILFAIFFFFYSATLMGNTVIIMIVCVDKRLWSPMYFFLGHLSALEILVTTIIVPVMLWGLLLPGIQTISLAACVTQLFLYLAVGTTEFALLGAMAVDRYVAVCNPLRYNIIMNSHTCIWVVIVSWVFGFLSEIWPVYATFQFTFCKSNLLDHFFCDRGQLLKLSCGDTLFTEFVLFLMAVVIIIGSLAPTIVSYTYIISTILKIPTASGRRKAFSTCASHFIFVVIGYGSCLFLFVKPKQTQAAEYNKIVSLFISVVTPFLNPFIFTLRNDKVKEALRDGMKRCCRLVKD is encoded by the coding sequence ATGATGAACAACCTCTCTAGTGCCACTGAGTTCTGCCTTCTAGGCTTTCCTGGGTCCCAAGAACTACACCACATTCtttttgccatattctttttcttctactcaGCAACGTTAATGGGAAACACAGTCATCATCATGATTGTCTGTGTGGATAAACGTCTGTGGTCCCCTATGTATTTCTTCCTTGGTCATCTCTCTGCCTTGGAGATATTGGTTACAACTATTATCGTGCCTGTGATGCTTTGGGGATTGCTGCTCCCTGGGATACAGACAATATCTCTGGCTGCATGTGTCACCCAGCTCTTCCTGTACCTTGCTGTGGGGACCACAGAGTTCGCATTACTGGGAGCGATGGCTGTGGATCGTTACGTGGCTGTCTGTAACCCTTTGAGGTACAACATCATTATGAACAGCCACACCTGCATCTGGGTGGTCATTGTGTCATGGGTGTTTGGGTTCCTTTCTGAAATATGGCCAGTCTATGCCACATTTCAGTTTACATTCTGCAAGTCAAATCTGTTAGACCATTTTTTCTGTGACCGAGGGCAACTGCTCAAACTATCCTGTGGTGACACTCTTTTCACAGAGTTTGTTCTCTTCTTAATGGCTGTTGTCATTATCATTGGTTCGCTGGCCCCAACAATTGTCTCCTACACCTACATCATCTCTACCATCCTCAAGATTCCCACAGCCTCGGGCCGGAGGAAAGCCTTCTCTACGTGTGCCTCTCACTTCATCTTTGTTGTGATTGGCTACGGAAGCTGCTTGTTCCTGTTTGTAAAACCTAAGCAAACACAGGCTGCTGAGTACAACAAGATAGTTTCCCTGTTTATTTCTGTGGTAACCCCTTTCCTGAACCCTTTCATCTTCACCCTGAGGAATGACAAAGTCAAAGAGGCCCTTCGGGATGGTATGAAACGCTGCTGTCGACTGGTCAAGGATTGA